The following proteins come from a genomic window of Miscanthus floridulus cultivar M001 chromosome 2, ASM1932011v1, whole genome shotgun sequence:
- the LOC136518994 gene encoding protein ACCELERATED CELL DEATH 6-like, translating to MDSERRMNPALYKAATQGKVSSLKQLVDPEDPSVLSATTPQLNTALHLAALHGHAEFAGEVLDMNEELLVARNDDGDTPLHLAAKAGKLEVARLLVNRALTWPQDKKSPLIMTNKPGNTALHEAVRYRRGAVAVVLLDADPNRGHDLNERMESPLDMAAREGLVQVVQKIVNSPWVGQEFLPSIYLSGTALHQAVLGAHHRIVEILLDKRPDLIDLTDSDGNNALHYAAQKDHQRAVEMLLKERTELAYKRNHMSMSPLHVAAQYGSTDTIKALLRHCPDVSEMADIYGRNAFHASVVNGKANALRCLLRRVRPAELLNRADNNGDTPLHLAAKMSRVHSALMLLNDSRVDPGIRDKDDQTARSLVEKKLHTGEMDAYEMYLWKQLRYQESKRCRKQQLPPLATYPSRRGNDKYFERIVETYILVATLIATVTFAATFTMPGGYNQTTGIALQGHHVAFQIFVVSNTIAMCSSIVVVFCFIWAWQDPVRFKVDQLLWGHRLTVIACLGMLVSLMTAVYITVEPVSRWPAYVVIAIGTSTPAVVFLMLGREVIFVPL from the exons ATGGATAGCGAGAGACGCATGAATCCGGCGTTGTACAAGGCGGCGACGCAGGGGAAAGTGTCGAGCCTGAAGCAGCTGGTGGATCCGGAGGACCCCAGTGTCCTCAGCGCCACGACGCCCCAGCTGAACACGGCGCTCCACCTCGCCGCGTTGCACGGCCACGCCGAGTTCGCCGGCGAGGTCCTGGACATGAACGAGGAGCTGCTCGTCGCCCGGAACGACGACGGCGACACCCCGCTGCACCTGGCGGCCAAGGCGGGCAAGCTGGAGGTGGCCAGGCTGCTCGTCAACCGCGCCCTGACGTGGCCGCAGGACAAGAAGAGCCCTCTGATCATGACCAACAAGCCCGGCAACACCGCGCTGCACGAGGCGGTGCGGTACCGCAGGGGCGCCGTGGCGGTGGTTCTGCTGGACGCCGACCCCAACCGCGGCCACGACCTCAACGAGCGGATGGAGTCCCCGCTGGACATGGCCGCCCGCGAGGGCCTCGTCCAAGTAGTCCAGAAGATCGTCAACTCCCCCTGGGTCGGCCAGGAGTTCTTGCCCTCCATCTACCTCAGCGGCACGGCTCTGCACCAGGCCGTGCTGGGCGCCCATCACC GGATCGTGGAGATCCTGCTGGACAAGAGGCCTGATCTGATCGACCTCACCGACTCCGACGGCAACAACGCCCTGCACTACGCGGCGCAGAAGGACCACCAGAGAGCTGTGGAGATGCTGCTCAAGGAGCGGACGGAGCTGGCCTACAAGCGCAACCACATGAGCATGTCGCCGCTGCACGTCGCCGCGCAGTACGGCTCGACGGATACCATCAAGGCGCTGCTCCGGCACTgcccggacgtgtccgagatgGCGGACATCTATGGCCGCAACGCCTTCCACGCCTCCGTCGTCAACGGCAAGGCGAACGCGCTCAGATGCCTGCTCCGCCGCGTCCGTCCCGCGGAGCTGCTCAACCGCGCCGACAACAACGGCGACACGCCTCTGCACCTCGCCGCCAAGATGAGCCGCGTCCACTCTGCGCTGATGCTTCTCAATGACAGCCGCGTAGACCCCGGCATCCGCGACAAAGACGACCAGACGGCGCGCAGCCTCGTCGAGAAGAAGCTGCACACCGGCGAGATGGACGCCTACGAGATGTACCTCTGGAAGCAGCTCAGGTACCAGGAGTCCAAGAGGTGCCGCAAGCAGCAGCTGCCGCCTCTCGCCACCTACCCCAGCCGCAGGGGCAATGACAAGTACTTCGAGCGCATCGTCGAGACCTACATCCTCGTCGCCACCCTCATCGCCACCGTCACCTTCGCCGCCACCTTCACCATGCCCGGCGGCTATAACCAGACCACCGGCATCGCCCTTCAGGGACACCACGTCGCGTTCCAGATCTTCGTCGTCTCCAACACCATCGCCATGTGCAGCtccatcgtcgtcgtcttctGCTTCATCTGGGCCTGGCAGGACCCCGTCAGGTTCAAGGTGGACCAGCTCTTGTGGGGTCACAGGCTCACCGTCATCGCCTGCCTCGGCATGCTCGTCTCGCTCATGACCGCCGTCTATATCACCGTGGAACCCGTATCACGGTGGCCGGCCTACGTTGTCATCGCCATCGGCACCAGCACTCCGGCTGTCGTCTTCCTCATGCTGGGCAGGGAAGTGATCTTCGTGCCGCTGTAA
- the LOC136519010 gene encoding protein ACCELERATED CELL DEATH 6-like: MDPALYKAATQGCVGILRKLVVNDVKILNSKTPQNNTALHLAALHGHPKFARKVLAESEELLVTRNDDGDTPLHLAGNLAVARLLVSLALEWPQDMKSPLIMTNKAGNTALHEAVQQRRGAVAVALLDADPNRGHDLNERMESPLHMADREGLVQVVQKIVDSPWVGPEFFPSISPSGTALHQAVLGTHHRIVEILLEKRPDLIDLTDSDGNNALHYAAQKDHQRAVEMLLKKRTELAYKRNHMSLSPLHVAAQYGSTDAIKALLRHCPDVSEMADIYGRNAFHASVVNGKANALRCLLRRVRPAELLNRADNNGDTPLHLAAKMSRVHSALMLLNDSRVDPGIRDKDDQTARSLVEEKLHTGETDAHEMYLWKQLKRQESKRCPKQQLPPVTFSGDSRTSSHKYFERSVETYILVATLIATVTFAATFTMPGGYYQDSGIAIHGHDTAFKIFIISNTIAMCSAIVVVYCFIWAWKDPIKFKIDQLLWGHRLTVIAGLGMLVSLMASVYITVPHKSRWPAYVVIAIGMSTPAVVVLMLGRDVIFVPL; the protein is encoded by the exons ATGGATCCCGCCTTGTACAAGGCCGCGACGCAAGGATGCGTGGGGATCCTGAGGAAGCTGGTGGTGAACGACGTCAAGATCCTCAACTCCAAGACGCCGCAGAACAACACGGCGCTCCACCTGGCCGCCTTGCACGGCCACCCCAAGTTCGCCCGCAAGGTCCTCGCCGAGAGCGAGGAGCTGCTCGTCACCCGGAACGACGACGGCGACACCCCGCTGCACCTGGCGGGCAATCTGGCGGTGGCCAGGCTGCTCGTCAGCCTTGCCCTGGAGTGGCCGCAGGACATGAAGAGCCCTCTGATCATGACCAACAAGGCGGGCAACACCGCGCTGCACGAGGCGGTGCAGCAACGCAGGGGCGCCGTGGCGGTGGCTCTGCTGGACGCCGACCCCAACCGCGGCCACGACCTCAACGAGCGGATGGAGTCCCCGCTGCACATGGCCGACCGCGAGGGCCTCGTCCAAGTCGTCCAGAAGATCGTCGACTCCCCCTGGGTCGGCCCGGAGTTCTTTCCCTCCATCTCCCCCAGCGGAACGGCTCTGCACCAGGCCGTGCTAGGCACCCATCACC GGATCGTGGAGATCCTGCTGGAGAAGAGGCCTGATCTGATCGACCTCACCGACTCCGATGGCAACAACGCCCTGCACTACGCGGCGCAGAAGGACCACCAGAGGGCGGTGGAGATGCTGCTCAAGAAGCGGACGGAGCTGGCCTACAAGCGCAACCACATGAGCTTGTCCCCGCTGCACGTCGCCGCGCAGTACGGCTCGACGGATGCCATCAAGGCGCTGCTCCGGCACTgcccggacgtgtccgagatgGCGGACATCTATGGCCGCAACGCCTTCCACGCCTCCGTCGTCAACGGCAAGGCGAACGCGCTCAGGTGCCTGCTCCGCCGCGTCCGTCCCGCGGAGCTGCTCAACCGCGCCGACAACAACGGCGACACGCCTCTGCACCTCGCCGCCAAGATGAGCCGCGTCCACTCCGCGCTGATGCTTCTCAATGACAGCCGCGTAGACCCCGGCATCCGCGACAAAGACGACCAGACGGCGCGCAGCCTCGTCGAGGAGAAGCTACACACCGGCGAGACTGATGCCCACGAGATGTACCTCTGGAAGCAGCTGAAGCGCCAGGAGTCCAAGAGGTGCCCCAAGCAGCAGCTGCCACCCGTCACCTTCTCCGGCGACAGCAGGACCTCCAGCCACAAGTACTTCGAGCGCAGCGTCGAGACCTACATCCTCGTGGCCACCCTCATCGCCACCGTCACGTTCGCCGCCACCTTCACCATGCCCGGCGGCTATTACCAGGACAGCGGCATCGCCATCCACGGCCACGACACCGCCTTCAAGATCTTCATCATCTCCAACACCATCGCCATGTGCAGCGCCATTGTTGTTGTCTACTGCTTCATCTGGGCATGGAAAGATCCCATCAAGTTCAAGATTGACCAGCTCCTGTGGGGCCACAGGCTCACTGTGATCGCTGGTCTGGGCATGCTCGTCTCGCTCATGGCATCAGTCTACATCACCGTACCACACAAATCACGGTGGCCCGCCTACGTCGTCATCGCCATCGGCATGAGCACCCCGGCCGTCGTCGTCCTCATGCTCGGCCGGGATGTGATTTTCGTCCCGCTGTAG